In Hirundo rustica isolate bHirRus1 chromosome 2, bHirRus1.pri.v3, whole genome shotgun sequence, one genomic interval encodes:
- the POU3F3 gene encoding LOW QUALITY PROTEIN: POU domain, class 3, transcription factor 3 (The sequence of the model RefSeq protein was modified relative to this genomic sequence to represent the inferred CDS: deleted 12 bases in 8 codons) yields MAAATSTPTSPATAILAAGSIVHADSGGGGGGGGGGMQPGSVAVTSVAGGYRGDPAAKMVQSDFMPGAMAASNGGHMLSHAHQWVTALPHAAAAAAAAAAARRRSGPRRGPAGPVGMTGSPQQPPPPPDVKGAAERDDLHSGAALHHRPPHLGPPHQGHPAAWGAAAAAHLPSMAGGQQQQQSLLYSQPGGFTVNGMLSPPPGGQSLVHPGLVRGETPELGEHPGHHHHHHHQHPGHHPPHHGGVNSHDPHSDEDTPTSDDLEQFAKQFKQRRIKLGFTQADVGLALGTLYGNVFSQTTICRFEALQLSFKNMCKLKPLLNKWLEEADSFHGQSTSIDKIAAQGRKRKKRTSIEVSVKGALESHFLKCPKPSAQEITNLADSLQLEKEVVRVWFCNRRQKEKRMTPPGIQQQTPDDVYSQVGTVNSTTPPPHHGLQTSVQ; encoded by the exons ATGGCCGCGGCCACCTCTACCCCTACCTCCCCGGCAACGGCAATC CTGGCGGCCGGCTCCATCGTCCACGCGGACTCGGGCGGAGGCGgaggc ggcggcggcggcggcatgCAGCCGGGGAGCGTGGCCGTCACCTCGGTGGCGGGCGGCTACCGCGGCGACCCGGCGGCAAAGATGGTCCAGAGCGACTTCATGCCGGGCGCCATGGCCGCCAGCAACGGCGGCCATATGCTGAGCCATGCCCACCAGTGGgtgacagccctgccccacgccgccgccgccgccgccgccgccgccgccgcccgccgccgaaGCGGGCCTCGCCGTGGTCCGGCAGGCCCCGTGGGCATGACgggcagcccccagcagccgccgccgccgcccgacGTCAAGGGG GCGGCGGAACGCGACGACCTGCACTCGGGCGCGGCGCTGCACCACCGGCCGCCCCACCTGGGCCCCCCGCACCAGGGGCACCCGGCGGCctggggggcggcggcggccgcccaCCTACCCTCCATGGCCggcgggcagcagcagcagcagtcgCTCCTCTACTCGCAGCCCGGGGGTTTCACGGTGAACGGCATGCTGAGCCCCCCCCCCGGCGGTCAGAGCCTGGTGCACCCG GGGCTAGTGCGCGGGGAGACGCCGGAGCTGGGCGAGCACCCCgggcaccaccaccaccaccaccaccagcaccccGGGCACCACCCGCCGCACCACGGCGGCGTCAACAGCCACGACCCGCACTCGGACGAGGACACGCCGACCTCCGACGACCTGGAGCAGTTCGCCAAGCAGTTCAAGCAGCGGCGGATTAAGCTGGGCTTCACCCAGGCCGACGTGGGGCTGGCGCTGGGCACCCTCTACGGA AACGTCTTCTCGCAGACCACCATCTGCCGCTTCGAGGCCCTACAGCTCAGCTTCAAGAACATGTGCAAG TTGAAGCCTTTGTTGAACAAGTGGCTGGAGGAAGCCGACTCTTTCCACGGGCAGTCCACCAGCATCGACAAGATCGCCGCCCAgggcaggaagaggaagaagcgGACCTCCATCGAGGTGAGTGTCAAGGGGGCCTTGGAGAGCCACTTTCTGAAATGCCCCAAGCCCTCCGCCCAGGAGATTACGAACCTAGCGGacagcctgcagctggagaaggaggtgGTCAGGGTTTGGTTTTGCAATCGgaggcagaaagag aaacGGATGACCCCCCCGGGGATCCAGCAGCAGACCCCCGACGATGTCTACTCCCAGGTCGGCACCGTCAACTCC ACCACGCCGCCCCCTCACCACGGACTGCAGACCAGCGTGCAGTGA